The nucleotide sequence CAAAATTGTGCGCTTTGATTATGACATATATACATTAAGCTATgctttgtaaacaaatgatcGTTTAacaatggaaataaaataaatattcattcaCTTCTTacaatatcatttcaacatttaattaatttttttgtctcTTATATCAATACTGTGTACTTTGATTATGACATATATAAGCTATGCGTTGTAAACAAATGAGTGCTTAACAAGGGAAATAATATAAGTATTCATTCACTTTCTACATTATCATTCCAACGGTAGTTTTCTTTTCTCGTAACTCATTAGTGTGCACTTTGATTATAACATATGTTAGTTTAATGTATTAGTAGATAGAATGCAAAAGCAGACATCACAGCCAAAGAAATGTCTTGTCCAGCGTCGGCGTTATTCTTCCTCTCAAGTACAGGGCCATTGCAAAAATTTCCGACACATTTAGTTAAGCACACTTGGTATTGCCCATCCCATACACATCCCGTTTCATTGTTGGCTTCCAAGTCGTACAGCCTTGTATACGCACTCCTGCATAGACAGATATAATCgacataaaatatgtaaatgctTCAAATATTACCAAAGAGGGGGGGTATCTCTTGTCCATTATCAAGTCGAACAAACGGGCGTATGCTATATTGAAAAGATGATGTTAGAAGatacaatattataagttacgggatTGGTAgggatatgggatatacgggacAAAGAAACGGTTTCCGGCGCCCtttatatcccatatcgggtcacttGCTTACCCCGTAACGTATAAATCAcatcgacaacctgtttacatgtttaaatatttcattaattcatcggaatattcatcggaatcggaaaatatacgccattttggtacgatataaatttggggacccaatatggaaaaatatggggtcaccgcgtgaccagttcTGGActaatggcgttgcgtcatttatgttggaggtgTGATATACATTGATATCGGTTTCCATGGCACGCCTGATGTTAATCGTTCCAtatacttttgttttcaaaagaactTATTTATTGAGTGATCGGGGCTTTTGCTCCGTTCAAATACACCAAGTGAATTTCGACTCAAGTGCAACATATTTAGGATTTCAATTGACTTCACACATCAAAGAAAGCTGTCATTGTCAGCGATTGAGCGTATGCTTACCGTATCAAGTTACACCCAAGTGCCTCATTTAACCGCAAACGGTCTATACATTTACCGTTTGCATTGGTTTCTATGGAACGCTACATCTGTTTTATGCTGTGACATATTGTGCTATTTTGTATAACTGCCTTGCTATTATGTCTAACAGACATGTTAATATGACAATACATATACCATCATGTTCATTTAACAAGACAATATATCCTGTAGTCAAGAAAGTATGTGTTCTGCTCATAAAGAATGCTTTTCGGCGACTATTCGTTGCAAATCACGatcatgattttatttaaagaatgaattgcgtgatGTATGTCATTATCCATCCATCCGTACGTCCGTCCGTCCAATGGAAGATAACTCTTGGAAAGTAAGAGAATTTGTAGAAGTCGGTGGTGGCAGATATACATCTGTTAGCGGAGCTGTGATAATGTCGAGCCAGAGATAGGAATGGCTATTAGGTTGTGTGTTATTCGGTACATAAGGTGTAGCCTGTTATCTATTTCTCTATGATCAAGCCTTCGCCACTGTAGAGACTACATCATATCTTTGACACTTGATGTTTGTTCATAGTTATGTTTGGCCTATCTGGCTTACCTACGTTCGACAGATTCGAGTCGGTATATGTGGGTATCAGTGAAAGGACATTAAACTGTGGAGCAGTATTCAAGCTGAATGTGGCCAAGAACTTTGTAGGCTGAATAGTTCAGTGTACCTTAACGTTTCTCCTCAGGAAGCCCAATGTACTGTTTGCGTCCTTGGATATGCAAATTATGTTTGTGTCCCACGATAGATCTGAGGACAATACCAAGATATTTTGATGAGGATACAGATTCTAGTAAGCAATGGTAATAGTTTACTATGTTGGAATTGGGTTTTTGGCACCTGTTATGTGAACGACTTGACATTTAGATAGGTTAAATTCCATGTCCCATTCATGGCTCCAATGTTCAAGTGTATCAAGATCTTCTTGAATAAATTCTCATTGGATAGCTGTTGAGAGAATTAAATAGATGGCAGTATCTTCATCAAATAGTCTGACTTCGGGTTGAACATTCTGAGGAAGATCATTAGTGTACACTAAAAGAGAAGTAGCCCCAGTACAGATCCCTTTGGGACTCCAGATGAGAGGTATGGGTTCTGTTGAAGACCCATTGAAAACAGTCTGGCGTCGGTTATCAAGAAACCTTTTAATCTTTTTTAGAGCAGGGCCTCTGATGCCATAGCCATAATGTTTGAGGGCAAGTATCTCGTAAATGACTTTGTCGAAAGCCTTGCTGAAGTCAAGCAAAATTAGATCAGTTTCCTTTTCGTTATGGAGGGATTCGACAAGATCATCTACCAGCATAAGGAGCTGGGATTCACAAGAGCGCCTTTCCCTGAAGCCATGTTGGAGTTCATAAAAGGCATTTAGCTTAGTAAGGTGTTTTAAAATAGAGGATGCGACTATATGTTCTAGTGTTTTGCACAGTATACACGTAAGGGAAGTGGGCCTGTAGATAGCGGGGTCCCTTTTTGCCACATTTGTATCCTTCCAAACTAGGGGTTGATTTCCAGTGTCAAGAGACTTAGTGAAAGTGAGGTCGAAAGGTTTTTCAGGATGACAGGCTTAATCTGATCTGGGTCTGGTGCTTTGTGGGGATTAAAGTTTGATAGAAGATTCTCAACCCCCTTCGCTGTGACTGGATGTAGATGTTTAAGATCAAGGAATATCTTTCTATATTCAGGTTTCCCTGTTTTCGGTAGGCTCTATCTATTTTTctagaaaatattttgattttttattggcCCATGGAAAATTGAATCTGGTGCTAAAGAGTTTAAAAGTGAGAGATGTTCAACTTTAATAGAATACTATTTACAACTTTCCAACATTTCCTGATGGTAAGCATCATGTTCCTGCTTCATCTCATCCTAATTTGCTTTCTTATAGAGAGATGTAGTCCGAGGTTTCTGGGAAACGGTTCCTACAGAAAGTGTTAAGTTGAATTTGGACAATATCGTGATCACTTATGCCGGTAAGAATACTGACTATTTGGACAAGAGTTGTAAGGAAAAGATCAAGCATATTAGATTCACGAGTTGGTAGAGCTACTGATTGGGTAAGGTTGCAGTCATTAAGTGTTTCGATGATTTGTTTGTAGTATGAGAGATGATTGTAGTCAGTGGAGGGACACCGGTGATCCATCTTGGGCAAGTAAGTCTCCAGCGACCCAGATGTTACAACTAAGTTTGCTGGCTTTATTAAGGGATTTGGCAAATGCATCCCAACTATGCTGGTCATGCTCATAAGGTTTAAAGTATGTTCCAGTAAAGAGTGACTTGCTACTAAATAGGTTTACTTTGATCCAAAGATCTTCACAGTTTGACTGGATATTTTTCATATCATTTCAATTATATCATTTCTGACAGCAATGAATATTCACGCGCCAGTTTGACCAGCCCTGTCTCTACGAAATGGTGTATACCCTTGGTCTGGATTGGATATTTCATGGTCAAAGTGATTTGGTTTAAGCCAGGATTCAGTTCCAATGACTATATCAGGTTTGGTGGAGTGAATAAGGTTTttatattcattctttttgtcTACAATTGATCGGCAGTTCACTACTAGGACTTTGACTgatctttgatttttttcttatgttttttttgaGAGGCTGCTTAGTTGTAGGGTTTTTTGGTTTGGATTTTGGTGTGGAGGTTTGCACCGGAGAAAACGATATTGTCGCTGTTGGATGCATTAAGTGATTCATAGAGATTTGATGTTTCGTAGGAATGAAGACTTTGTAGTGAAGATGaagtgatatttatattttcacaagCAAGGCATTTCCAAACACCAGTATTACTGGAGCTTTGTCCAAGACGGTCATACATAGATTCATTGTATATGTTTCGACAACGGCGTGATACCAGATGAAGCAGCCCTCACATTCAACGCCCTTACAAGACCAGGTGACAAGTTTTTCACAGCATTACATGGGAAAACTGTAGAGTTACCTTCAAGATATAAATCTGTTAAGATTGGTCCAGGATTTGATTCAACATATAGTGAATTAGCTAGGAGCAAAATGGAGAGGAAAAGAAGAGTTGTGTGCACTTTTCCTCTTGCATCCTTAGACGGCGGCcaaaatttcttcattttaaaaagtaagGCCAATTGCAAACGAGTTCATGTCTGAGGAAAATGCCCGGCCTGGTGACCTTTGCAGAATATGCACCAGTAAGTATGATAAAACCAGTTAGCAATGAGACAAACATAATTACTTTACGGGATAAATGTCGTTTTAATCTGTATCCATGTATGAGTATTGTTTTTGTGGCAGGTAAACAAGATAATCATATCTACGAAAACATATGACAAACAAACCGGAAGTGAGGTCAACAAGCGACCTTCACCTACATCAGCTGAACGATAGAAGAAAAGCTACTATCTCCAAAGATCTGACTTGAATCTATAGAAGTATGACTtggaaaatgtttcaaataccCTGTTTATCCTTTTGGGAAAAGCTCACCAACCAAAGAAgtgttgaaatattaatttgtgaGTATTTGAGTacagaatgttgttttttgcagCTGATGTTGCGCATGCCAAGTTCAAGAAAGCAGTTGGGCTAGTTAAAATGACTCTACGCGTACTTTAACAAgcacaattgcgttcatattcccgataatgacatcaaaaatgcaattcttttttttatatacaccAATAGCTCATcatgtacaaaaaaatgttgaaaaaaacttaatttcatttaaataaaacctttCAGTTATTAGTTCTAACCCATTTTATAAATAGAACGGGCCAACCATATCCGGAAATAGTTTTGTCATATTACGTCAAAACAACGCGGGAAAAATCAACTTTATAGttgatttttaatgtaaaattgaaagCCGGTGACcacaataatttaacaaatcataaatcACTTTTTTCTACATGTTAAAATACGATTTTCAAGGCCTActgacacaataaaaacaataccatattttgaatgtatatttatttattattttatatacgcGATCATTCGCGATCCAAGCATGGCTGAAGCTGTTGCATTCATTGGTTGAATATCACAATTGCCGAAACGCGGTTCGTTTAAAGAATGGATGATGAGGTGTAAATACTAATTTATTGACAAGTACACACGTACTAAGTTTATTCGCAAACAGCAGCACATTAATAACCACAGAAGTACTAGGCACTTCTCAattgaatgtttgaaatgttattaaactTAAAGTATTCAtacagtttaatttaaaagataacaaatgAACTATTTGATGCAAATCACAAGGCGCAAAAGCAATGGTGTACCTGTTGTTTTGTAAGGCCTGCGAAAACGAGTAAAATTCTCCATCGCTGCAATCCCGGATGTGAGAAACGGTCTGTCCTAAAACAATTAATGCAGGCATGAAAGAAAGAGTTCATACATCAACATACCAGAGATGGGTGATTGGATGCAATCTTTAAATATCCATGAAGTAACACGCATattcaaatgtatattttatcatttaaacggataagaataaaaaaggaaaacaaagaatttttaaaaaacaaaagcaacaCAGCAACATGAATACGCATGTACGATAAAGCTGGCTAGATAAAGTATATCGGTCCCATGTCAAATTAAGGTTAGTCCACTTGAGAactatcaacatttgtttttacttcGTTGAACTGTTAAAAGATCCCTTTAACTGCATATAAATAATTTGCATGCGTTTCattgtttcagacaaaaaataaaaatagaaagtaaatggtttgaattaatttatttatatttaaacatcaaTCGTGCTTACCTTGAATTGAGAAGGTCTCTATTATACAAGATTGGTTGTATGGAGGTATGCAGTTCTTTAGATAGTGAGCAAAGCTTTTGTTGTCATCCATTGCCTCCCTGGAAAATAGTTCAAGCAGTACGTAGCATAGGCTACGGTCGGTAAATTTGAGGCATTCGGAACTCCCCGGCCATTtgtatcgaaaacaacctcggatgtatatggacggtttacaatgtcagaaatagtTATACTTTGACTACGCGGCAAGTAGATcgtgtagtaatttcaattaagcagttaaacttaatgattaAACTCTTGGGTATcttaattatttgcaaaatatacacttcactggcaatcaatataaacttatataaaatacaagctaaaacactaaaatacattaataatataattcaaaatttaacgaactacttctactggtgtaccggcatacatccgaggttgttttcgataaaaatggcggGGGAGCTCCGAATGGCCAATCgtcgaggtgttccgaatgaattTGAGATTGATAAGGCAGGTGATTAAAACATCATATGAAAATTtcttattaaatgtttacagTTATAACGAAATATTTCTTTCACAATCGCATAGTTTTTTTAGCAATGTTGGAAACGCTGACAATTCATGAAATTCATATCAACAGTGATCGTGAGATATTTCGGGAGAGCAAGATTGAGTACTTTTTTCATATCAGTGTTTTTTACTCACttgtatgttttgaattgttcaCATTTATTATTCCCACCCGTTGCAAAGCAGGAGTAACACTGGAGATTTGTTGCGGTCTCGTTCATCTTCACTGATCCCACTGAACGAAAACAACagttgaatgaatgaatgaatgaatgaacgaacgaacgaacgaacgaacgaacgaacgaacgaacgaaagaATGAACGAATGAACGAACGGACGAACGACTGACTGACTGAATGATTGGATGACTGAATaactgaatgaatgaatgagtgagtgaatgaatgaatgaatgaatgaatgaatgaatgaatgaatgaatgaatgaatgaatgaatgaatgaatgaatgaatgaatgaatgaatgaatgaatgaatgaatgaatgaatgaatgaatgaatgaatgaatgaatgaatgaatgaatgaatggatggatggatggatggatggatggatggatggatggatggatggatggatggatggatggatggatggatggatggatggatgaccgaacgaacgaacgaacgaacgaacgaacgaacgactGAATGActggatgaatgaatgaatgaatgaatgaatgaatgaatgaatgaatgaatgaatgaatgaatgaatgaatgaatgaatgaatgaatgaatgaatgaatgaatgaatgaatgaatgaatgaatgaatgaatgaatgaataaatgaatgaatgaatgaatgaatcaatcaatgaacgaacgaacgaacgaacgatggatggatggatggatggatgaatgagtgaatgaatgaacgaacgaacgaacgaaagaACGAACGaaagaacgaacgaacgaacgaacgaacgaaagaatgaacgaacgaacgaacgaacgaacgaacgaacgaacgaacgaaagaaagaacgaacgaacgaacgaacgaacgaacgaaagaatgaacgaacgaacgaacgaacgaacgaacgaacgaacgaacgaacgactgaatgaatgaatggatggatggatggatggatggatggatggatggatggatggatggatggatggatgaccgaacgaacgaacgaacgaacgaacgactgaatgactgaatgaatgaacgaacgaatgaacgaacgaacgaacgaacgaacgatggatggatggatgaatgatGGATGGATGCATGGATagatgaacgaacgaacgatcGAACGAACGATCAGACGGACGAACAAACGAACGAATGATCGAACAAACGGtcggacgaacgaacgaacgcaagaaagaaattaataattatatgaatatttatacaaataataagatctAATTTACACAAGCTATAAGAACTATGACACTTTGACTATGTGATGGAGGAGTTACGTTTTAACAATAATAGAAAATCAAACTTACCAGTAACCATGAgcacaaataaaatgttaaacaaatccATCCTTTGTTTGGTAAATTGGTGAAATGCGTAGACCGAACTAAAATcttatgaaattatttaattttattgtgaaTGTTCTCAATCGACAGTACGCAATATATGTACAAGTGTGTTTGTGTATTCAGATTTATTGCCTATTTGCGTTTCGTTTTAGTTAGTGACTCTtgacgttaaagctgcactctcacagatttaccgtttttacaacttttttattttttgcctttgaaagagcatttttttatgtcaacatcttcaaaccaatgatataagattgctgaaaaaaaatcagatcgtagtttttTCAGAaatccgttcgaaaattaatgttttatggctaacggtttaagaaaaatgcacaaaacatcaattttggaacttaaatataaaaatctgcgatctaattttttgtcagcagtcttatgtaactggtttccatggatgttTGCATACATTGGCttcttccaagacaaaatataaaaaacttgtcaaaacggtagatttgtgagagtgcagcttgaaagGAAGAACAATTTTATGACTTGGTATAAATTATATGGTGGCATATTATTGCCGTAAGATAACATTTTACCGTGCGcgaattattttgtgtttttcacTTGATTGTTTAACCCGTTAGTATGTTCAAGTCCTAAATGATATTCGCAAACCATAttaactagataaccagttactgTTCGAAGTcagaaatgcatttaaagataattgGTAACACGAATGTATCTAGTATACCAGTCATTATATTACTTACTTAGTGGAATTAAAAAACCATAACTTGATAACATGATAGTGCTGCACAACATGAAAAGGTAACAGATGGAAATTCTGGCCGCTTTTGAGCCTGATTTTGATTCAATGGTATTTACCAAAAACGTTTCGCAAACATTAACTAGATCTAAATAGCTAAATaaatatcgcgaaaattaagtggttaacacaaaacaattcgcgaacgttattAAGTAATCTTATGGCAGCAATATGACACCATATAACTAGTTTACCGatcgtttattttaatttaggGTATGGGATGTAACGTGTGTGCCATTGCATCTTATAAATCATGACATGTAAAGTGCACTTCCTGAAGCTATTGATCGGGACAATGCTAAAATCCACTACTCTACCTAACTTTCCCAAGTATTCTCATACACTTTCTCTGTCCCTCATTCTATCACTGTCAATCCCACTCTTTAATCCTATCTTTCTCTGCCCTCCGAATATGCCCCCCTCCccatcacccccccccccctctctctctctctctctctctctctctctctctctctctctctctctctctctctctcttgtTTCCTACCTCTCCTTTTCCCTTGTCCTACACCCTCACGCCGACttaacgccagctccaccacttatcCATGTGGCAAAGAAAATGCAGTTGTGCCTATTGCACGGCCACTAGACGCAAGCTCCACCACTTATCCGTGTGGCAAAGAAAATGCAGTTGTGCCTATTGCACGGCCACTAGACGCCAGCTCCTCCACTTATCCGTGTGGCAGAGAAAATGCAGTTGTGCCAATTGCACGGCCACTAGACGCCAGCTCCTCCACTTATCCGTGTGGCAAACAAATTGCAGTTGTGCCTATTGCACGGCAACTagacgccagctccaccactaaTCCGTGTGGCAGAGAAAATGCAGTTGTGCCTATTGCACGGCCACTAGACGCCAGCTCCTCCACTTATCCGTGTGGCAGAGAAAATGCAGTTGTGCCTATTGCACGGCCACTAGACGCCAGCTCCTCCACTTATCCGTGTGGCAGAGAAAATGCAGTTGTGCCAATTGCACGGCCACTAGACGCCAGCTCCACTTATCCGTGGGGCAAAGAGAATGCAGTTGTGCCTATTGCACGGCCACTagacgccagctccaccacttatcCGTGGGGCAAAGAAAATGCAGTTGTGCCTATTGCACGGCCACTAGACGCAAGCTCCTCCACTTATCCGTGGGGCAAAGAGAATGCATTTGTGCCTATTGTAAATGTGTACATACGCAAGTATAATTTATGTGACATCTGATTACTTTTATTACATGGAGGTATTTCGCAAATCGGAGAATGTTATACCGCGTAAGAACCCTTTTACTGCATCTTGGGTATTACTCTGTTTCAGTACGGATTGTGATGCCAGGAGCTTTTCGCCCGATACGGactttaacatattttgaaaatatgtaagcGTTATTGTTCAGTGTctaacaattaaaaatgttgacttacataattttaacaaaaaacaacaacaacacataatatCTTATACTTTACAGATGGAGATTTTCAAGAAAAACGGATTGTCTcagacaaacagaaaaaaaagaaaacgtgTCAAGTCACTTTGACTGCCCCAATAAGCAAAATACTTCCTGGGAGACGCggtatttaaaacaaaggaCCCCACAGAAACCCTTGTAATAAAATTTGGCAATATTTATTCCACCTTTCATAAAGCTGTACCACTGTCTACGCATGTCCTAATCATGTTACGGAATAAGTTTGACCAATGTAATTATCAATAAAGAactaaaatattatgaaatataagcTTGTTATTGTGCCCCTTCCCCCAGACATTCTTCCATACCAGACTTCGAAGTTGCTTCGAGGACTTGGAATCTGAAGGGGTCAGGTTTATGGTAAATTACACCGGCACACACCCAAGGTTTTTGGCATATAATATTGCTTCCGTAGCAGATAGACAAAACAATCATTGCAAGGCATGTAAGGATTTAAACCATATCAATTTCCAGCGCAACTCATACTCGACAGCgcatcagaggttgttttcgagGGAAAATTTcaccaattcggaagtgccAACTCATTGTTACACgccttatttcttttaactgCCACATGCCAGTCAATTAATGGTTATAACTTCTCAGACCACTATCGTTATTACTCGACCATATCAGGCAAGCTCTGAACAGAACTATCTTAAACCAAAGCTCTTCCGGCGTATTCACTGTTTGCACGAAATTTAGCCATTGAAGGCGTCGGAAATGCTTTTCCAGTACATCTGTCTATGCCAACACAattcacaacaacaaccacaatgCCATCTACCACTACTATGCTTACAACCTACTTTTACGGTGCCAACAAGAACCAATACTATTCCTACTTATAATACcactaaaaaaagaaataatacacatacagcaacaacataaattttcaaaacaatttaaaacagcCAAGTCGAGAACttacagcaacaacaacaagaaaaactcaaaaacatcaacataatcAACGATTGTTTATAACTagaatatatacacatacatgtacatcaacgAAATATATCTGCAGTATTGACATAAGCAATATGTGACAAATGTGAGTCAGTTGTAAAAagatatgtttatgttaaaatatcttACAATTTTTGACCTGTTAAGGAATGAGATTTAATGGTACATAAAACCGGCTTCGATCACAAATTTCCAATGAGCTCTGACATACGAATATCAATCccaatgataatataaaattcataaactTATGTAAATTCTTCAAgtgtattgttaacaaatttagtATAAGAATGTAACACTATGTTCTCCTCCACATATAGTTATATATGCTTGATGttaaagtttcaataacataaaacatattcatattaagaaaattaagaaaatctgTATTATTATGTCCAATATATCTTGTAATGCCTAAtaatgttgtattgtatatgtactcaTGCTCTTTTTGTTAAGTACTTATGACTTGAGTGATGTTaaataaacttggaaacttgGACATAATTATATGTTCGATATGTGTGACAATAAGATCTTATTTTCCCAGCTGTGAAGAACAGGATCCTATTTTTCCTAGGGAGAAAGAATATGATCTGGGGAAAATAAGGTCTTACAGTGCTTTCTGTTCATGCAATACTAATATTACTTTTCTATATGCAGTATACATAGGTAAAACttgtataaattaatattaaaacacaaataaacttttaaagctgcactctcacagattgaacgttttgacaactttttatatgttgtcatggaacgagccaatttatgcagaaatgcatgtaaaccagatatcataaggctgctgacaaaacaatcagatcgcagatttttatatttaagttaaaaaatgatgcgTTATGTATTGTTCTTATTTAAagcgcttttagccataaaacattatctgATTTGAAAATTGTcggcagtcttttatcactggttttcagatatttacgcaaaagattgctcattccaagacaataaatgataatttacggtactttttatcatacatgtgtataaatttttctcccacctcagataagtagatccattaatttaaccatgctagaaattcttatcttgcccacgggcgaagataaaatgctcGTATGCAACTTCTTTttatggtcaccacattgtaattacctcccttgttggagactgtcgtctgtagcgcatcatggaaaccttgtcttgtggcaatatttagaacgctagttaattatttctcgcttcaaatgtcaccagaaaacagttttcacacacctttcaagaaataatgctttactcttcttagaactatttaaaaaccgatcagaccatttacatactctggatcactgcgcgaatatccatgacaaccacgaattatcgcatatccgtacgcaattattttcactaagcacaaaagagttccagcaaattttttttttttaattaattttgtttaactgagttTACTTTgataaacctcgtttccgcaaaacaccctacgctcgggtcggaatgaacctatcttacactctcggccatggaagatacttataaacAATACTCATTATTGTAGCCCTACGATACACTTAAAAGGACTCGTTCATGTGTTGGCAGCAAATTTTCccccggtaatgcatctaaaaactCTTACAATATAACTAGTTCACTCTTTCATAccgaaaatgcagaaaaaaaatacacttaaaatagaaaataaatataatggattcagtggggagcgaacccacgccggtacagTCAATGAGAATTTAGAAAACttacaacaaaacaacatggTCACAAGGACTTCGAGCCGTcaatatcttagttttaaccATCCTAATGATTTGCAACTCTTCGTCCCACAAAAAAgcgcattttacaaaaacatgagcgagtccctttaaaagcaTCACGGTTTTCGTCTTAAATTATATGGCATTTCTTTTGGTTTCTTACTAAAATACATCTTAGATGAGGAATAGACTCAAGCCAAATATGCAAATACAACTAGATAAAACTCACAATGGTCATAGTATGGTGAATCGATGTGGATTGTGcttaagtttgaataaaaatatttttttatattaatagcTAAGAATGGAATGCTAGATGCAGcacaaaacaagaaatgttttataacgaTAAAACGAAGA is from Mya arenaria isolate MELC-2E11 chromosome 9, ASM2691426v1 and encodes:
- the LOC128203133 gene encoding uncharacterized protein LOC128203133 — protein: MDLFNILFVLMVTVGSVKMNETATNLQCYSCFATGGNNKCEQFKTYKEAMDDNKSFAHYLKNCIPPYNQSCIIETFSIQGQTVSHIRDCSDGEFYSFSQALQNNRSAYTRLYDLEANNETGCVWDGQYQVCLTKCVGNFCNGPVLERKNNADAGQDISLAVMSAFAFYLLIH
- the LOC128245866 gene encoding transcriptional regulatory protein AlgP-like, with translation MIVLHNMKSSTTYPCGKENAVVPIARPLDASSTTYPCGKENAVVPIARPLDASSSTYPCGRENAVVPIARPLDASSSTYPCGKQIAVVPIARQLDASSTTNPCGRENAVVPIARPLDASSSTYPCGRENAVVPIARPLDASSSTYPCGRENAVVPIARPLDASSTYPWGKENAVVPIARPLDASSTTYPWGKENAVVPIARPLDASSSTYPWGKENAFVPIVNVYIRKYNLCDI